A stretch of DNA from Variovorax paradoxus:
GCGGAAAACCTGCATGGGAGAGTATCTTTTTGATAGCGCCTGACGCCCGTCGAATGGGCAAATCAGGCCGATTTGTCACAAAGCCGGTATATTGTGACGCAGTGCGTGGGTTGGCGTGAGTCACCGATGCACCCCGAGTCTCTGGTCTCTGCGTGGTTTTCTCGTTTCGAGGAGGCGTGTGTGAAGGTCTTGAAGCTGTCGGCCCAAGGGCTGCCCCAGTCATGGATATCGCTGGAACAGGCGGTGATCCACTACGCAGCGGACGAAGTCCGCTGGGAAGTGGGCGCGCAGGTGGCCGTGTTCCGTGGCGGCCACAACGCGATCACGGGCGAGCAGTCGCAGATTGCGATCAACAGCATCATCGGCACCAAGGGCGTGCCGCGCATCAACCCCTTCGCGCAGCGTCCGGGCCTCACCAACAGCAAGCTGTTCTCGCGCGACCGCAACATCTGCGCCTACTGCGGCGGCCACTTCCACGAAGACGAACTCACGCGCGAGCACATCATTCCGTTCGCGCAGCGCGGCATCGACACCTGGATGAACGTGGTCACGGCCTGCAAGCCCTGCAACCACCGCAAGAGCAGCCGCACGCCCGAGCAGGCGAACATGCCGCTGCTGTATGCGCCTTATGTGCCGAGCCTGTGGGAAGACTTCATCCTGCGCAACCGCCGCATCCTGGCGGACCAGATGGAATTCTTGATGGCGCACCTGCCGCAGTCGTCCCGGTTGCACGACATCTGAAAACGAAAAAGAGGCCCTCGGCCTCTTTTTCATTTCAGCCCTTCCAGGCCGGTGGCCGTTTCTCGATGAACGCCTGCACGCCTTCCAGCGCGCTCTCGTCCATCATGTTGCAGGCCATGGTCTGGCTGGCGTCGGCCAGCGCGGCTTCGATGCCGGTTTCGAGCTGGCGGTAGAACAGTGCCTTGCCCAGCGCGAGTGCCGTGCGGGGCTTGGCGACGATGCTGGCGACCAGCGCCTCGACCGCGGCGTCGAGCCCTTCGGGCGGCGCGACCCGGTTGACCAGGCCTTTCTCGCGCGCTTCCTCGGCGCCGATGAATTCGCCCGTCACCAGCATCTCGAAGGCTTCCTTGCGCCCGAGGTTGCGCGACAGTGTGACGCCGGGCGTGGCGCAGAACAGCCCCACGTTGACGCCGCTGACGGCAAAGCGGGCGTCGCTGGCGGCCACGGCCAGGTCGCACACTGCGACCA
This window harbors:
- a CDS encoding HNH endonuclease gives rise to the protein MKVLKLSAQGLPQSWISLEQAVIHYAADEVRWEVGAQVAVFRGGHNAITGEQSQIAINSIIGTKGVPRINPFAQRPGLTNSKLFSRDRNICAYCGGHFHEDELTREHIIPFAQRGIDTWMNVVTACKPCNHRKSSRTPEQANMPLLYAPYVPSLWEDFILRNRRILADQMEFLMAHLPQSSRLHDI
- a CDS encoding enoyl-CoA hydratase gives rise to the protein MNDTSPFVVTARDARGVVTLTLNRPAAFNALSEGMLGALEEALGAIAADETVRAVVIAAAGKAFCAGHDLKEMRAEPSLGYYQQLFDRCGAMMLSIQRLPVPVIARVHGIATAAGCQLVAVCDLAVAASDARFAVSGVNVGLFCATPGVTLSRNLGRKEAFEMLVTGEFIGAEEAREKGLVNRVAPPEGLDAAVEALVASIVAKPRTALALGKALFYRQLETGIEAALADASQTMACNMMDESALEGVQAFIEKRPPAWKG